The genomic region CCACCGCGCGGTCCGGTGAAGCCCTGCCGGACGCGGTCCTCGCGATGTGGAGCGCGGACCGGGCGCTCCGGGTGGACGTCCCGCTCCTGACCGCTCGCGAGTGCGGTGAGCTGATCGCCACGACGCTCGGAGGACCGGTCGCCGCCCAGGCCGTCGAGGCCTTCGCCCGCGAGAGCGGTGGCAACGCGCTGCATCTGCGTGAGCTCGTCTCCGAGACGTCCCGGCGCGGCGGCTTCACCTCGGTCTCGGGGGTCTGGCAGCTCACCGGCCCGGTGACCGGCAGCCCCGCCCTGCTCGAGCTGCTCCGCCTGCGGCTGGACGGGCTCGACGCGGCCGGTCGGTCCGTCGTCGAACGGCTCGCCCTCTGCCAGACGCTCGACGTCGACGAGCTGGTCGAGCCCGCCGCTCGCAGCGCCCTGGCTGCGCTCGAGGAGAACGGCATCGTCACGGTCGAGCCCGGCGCCAACGACGCGGCCGCGCAGCTGCTCGCCCGGCTCGCACATCCGCAGTACGAGTCGGTGGTGCGGACGGGCATCTCACGGCTGCGCGCCGCCGACCTGCTGCTCCAGCAGGTCGCGGTCGTCGAGGCCCGCCCCCCACGGCGCGGGGACCCGCTGCGCGTCGCCCTGTGGCGCCTGGAGGCGACGGGCACGGCCGACCCGGACCTGCTGCTGCGGGCGTCGCGCCTGGCGCGCCTGGCCCACGACTTCGTCGCAGTGGAACGGCTGGCCGGCGCGGCGGCCAGGTCCTGGCGCGAGCACGGGCCGGGGCTGGCCGAGTCGCTGCTGCACCTGGGCGAGGCCGAGTGCGAGCTGGGCCGGCCCGACGACGCCGCACGGACCCTGCGCGAGGCAGCCGGTATGCCGGCGGCCGACGACGTGCGCGCCCGGGTCGCCGCGCTCCGGGCCGGCCTGCTCGCCGACGAGGGCACCGGCGGCGTCGACGCGGCGATCGCCCTGCTGGACGAGGCACAGGCGGCCGTGCCGGGACAGGCTGCCGCGCTCGCAGCCGCGCGCGCGGAGATCCTGCGCAACGCGTACCGCGCGCACGAGGCGCTGGTGGCGGTGACGACAGTGCCCGCTCCGACCCGTCCCGGCGACCGGCTCGAGTGGTCGGTCGCGGCGTCGGTCGCCCTCGCCTGGGCGGGTCGTGCCCGGGAGGGCGTGGAGCTCGCGGAGGAGAGCACGAGCGCGATGTCGCGGCTGCGCGGGGCCGCGCTGCTGCACAGCTCGGCCCCGGAGCTCGCCCGCACGGCGGCGCTCATCCAGGACGGGCGCGTCGAGGACGCCACGAAGGCCGCCCACCGCGCGCTGGCCTACGCGGTCCAGGACGGGCTCGACCGTGCCGTCACGGTGGCCGAGTGGACGCTGACGATGGCGCTGCTGCACGCGGGCCGCCCGCGCAGCGCCTCCCGCTGGGCGCGTGACGTGGTCAGCGGCGGGCAGGCCCACGGCCCCCGGCGGCACGTGTGCCTCGGGCTGGCCGGGCTCGCGCTAGCCCACGCGTGGCTCGGGGAGCCGGGGCCGGCCCGGGAGGCGCTGGGGCGGATACCGGCCAGCGGGGACCCGGACGAGCCGTGGCGCGTGCTCGCCGGCTGCTGGGCGCGGGCCCTGGAGGGCGACCTCGACGGCGCGACCGGTGACCTGCGCGACCGGGCGGACCGGGCTCTGGACGCCGGTCACCCGACGCTCGCCGCCGCGCTGCTGCACGGGGTCGTACGCCTCGGCCGGCCCGGGCTCGTCGTCGACCGGCTCGAGCGCCTGCAGGCCTCGACCGAGGGCGTCCTCACCGCGGCCTTCGCCCGCCATGCGACGGCCGCCGCGCGCCGTGACGTGGCGGGACTCAGCGCGTCCGCCGACGAGTTCGAGCGCATCGGGTCACGGATGAGCGCCGCGGAGGCGGCGGCGCAGGCCGCGCAGGCCGCGGCGGGGACGGCGTCGAAGCGTGAGGTCGCGGCGCTGACCGCGCGCGCCCGGCAGCTCGCGGGCCGCTGCGAGGGCGGCGTCCTGCACGCCCTGCTCGTCGAGTCTGTCTCGCCGCTCACCGATCGGGAGCGGGAGATCTCGCGGCTGGCCGCGCGCGGCATGTCGAGCAGGGAGATCGCCGAACGGCTCTTCCTGTCCGTCCGGACCGTCAATAACCACCTGCAGGCGGCGTACACGAAGCTCGGCATCGGAAGCCGACGCGAGCTCGCGGAGGCGCTCTCGGCCTAGGCGGCAGGACGACGGACGGGCTGCGGGCGTTCTGCCCGCAGCCCCGTCGGTCGTGCTCAGAGGACGTGGTTCAGCTTCAGGATCGGCTCGAGGCCGAAGATCCCCCGGGCCATCCAGGCGGCCCGGAAGGTCCTGATCGTCGGCGTCGGCCCGCCGGACTGCGCGTCGAGCTCCTTGTCCATGATCTGGAACACCTCCCGGTCACGCCCGGACACCGTGTCCGCCGGCTCGCCGAGGCCACCGAAGGAGTCGGTCAGGTCCCACAGCGAGGCCGCCACGAAGAGCTCGACCTCGTCCCCCGTCACGCTCGCCGGGAGCGCACCGCACCGGGGCGTCTCCAGCTGCGAGGCGCTGAAGGTGCCCTCACCGGTGGAGCTGGTGTTGCCCACGAGCGCCGCCTCCGGCCTGGCGCGTACGACCGCCTGCGCGAACCAGTTGGCGAACCCCTCCATCCAGGCGTGCTCCGCGGTGTTGACCGCGTTGCCGAGCACGTCGAAGGTGAGGCACCCGTTGTGCCTGGCGGGCAGCCACGGGAACGACCCGATCTTGTCCTGCAGGAAGTGGCCGTACTCGTGCAGGACCGTCTGGTCGGAGAAGACGCTGCTGCTATTGATGACCACCGTGCTGTTCACCGGGTTGTAGTAGCTGCCGGTGACCGACGTCGGCTGCACGTCGGCCTGCGGGAGGACGTCCGTGTCCCCCCGGTTCGCCGTCGCGTAGTCGCGCCCGTGGCGGATCGTCTCGGCGAGGTTGTAGTGCTGCGGGGCCCAGTCGTCGTCGAAGTTCCAGTCGAAGGACAGCGTCGTGTTCGGGGACGTCGACGTCAGCTCGATGATCGACGAGCCCTGTCCGGGCTCGGCCCAGAACGGCTGGGTGTGCAGCGCGTCGTTGGGCCAGACCTCGACGGCGCTGTTGGTGGCGAAGACGCGCAGCGCGTAGATCGCGTCATCGACGAAGGGGAAGGACTGCGTCAGGTTGCCCTTGCCGTCGGTCTGCACGGTGCGCTCGTTGGCCCACGTCCATATCCCGAACGTCCGCGGGGCGAACCGCCAGATCTCTACCTTGCTGAAGGCGATCGGCCGGTCCTGCAGGTTGGTGTCCTCGTAGGTGAGGTGGGCCCGCACCGTCGTCACCTCCTGCGCGTGAGCGGGGGTGGCCCCGACGGCCGGGACGACGACGGCCATCGCAGCCGTCACGAGAGTGGACGCCACGCGCACGGCGCGGCGCGCGAAGGGGGTCTGCATCGGAGAGCCTCTCTGCTGTTGCCGGCTCTCTGCCGGCACGTCGAGGCTGCCGCTCGACGGCTCCCCCCACCTGAGCAGGCGTTGCTCAACCGCCCGGGGCGCCGATGCTCACGAGGCGGCGACGCGAGACCGCTCGCTGATGAGCAACCGTTGCTCTGTCCCCGCCCGGCCCGCGCGACCAGCTTGGGCGCATGACCTACCGCTCGCGCCTCACGGCGGCGCTGCTGGCCGCCCTAACCGCTGCCCCCGTGTCCGTCGCCACCGCCGCCACCGCCGCGCCCGAGGACGCGCGTGTCCTGACCGGCGCCCTCGCTGACGGCGCCTCCTACCGCCTGGAGGTCCCGCCGGACTGGAACGGCACCCTCGTCCTCTACAGCCACGGCCTCCGCTTCCCGGGCGAGGACAACCCAGCCGAGACCGCTCCCGGGGACGCCTCACGGCGCTGGCTGCTGAGCGCGGGGTACGCCCTGGCCGGCTCGTCGTACGCCGGCACGGGCTGGGCGCTCGAGGAGGCCGTCGACGACCAGCTGCAGACCCTCGACACGTTCGCGGACCGGGTGGGCCGGCCCAGCCGGACGGTCGCGCTGGGCGAGTCGCTCGGCGGGCTCGTCACCACCGCGTTGATCGAGCAGCAGCCGGGACGCTTCGACGGCGGCCTCTCGTTGTGCGGGCTGAACGCGGGCGGCCCCGCACTGTGGGACATCTACCTGGACGGGGCGTACGTCCTGCGAACTCTGCTTCCATCGTCCGATGCGGTGCGGATCATCGGGATCGACGACCCGCTCGGCAACCTCGGCGCTGCGGGCGCGATGTTGTCCGAAGCAGCGGGGACGCCCGCCGGGCGCGCTCGCATCGCTCTCGCCGCCGCCGTCATGCAGGTCCCGGGCGCCGTCGACCCGCTGGCGCCGATGCCGTCCGACGCCGGCGGACGCTCGCAGGCGCGGCTGGCGTGGATGACCGAGCCCTTCCCGGTGTTCGCCTTCGCCGAGCGCGGGGAGCTCGAGGCGCGCGCCGGCGGCAACCCCTCGTCCAACGTCGGTGTGGACTACGAGCGGATGCTGCGCGCCTCCGAGCAGCGTGCGGACGTACGTGCGCTGTACCGCGCCGCGGGACTGGACCTGGACGCGGACCTCGCCACCCTCGCCGCAGCGCCGCGCGTCGAGGCGGGCTCCGCGGCCCGGGCGTACCTGTCGGCCAACGGCGGGCTGACGGACGTGCCCGCCAAGCCGCTGCTCACCCTGCACGGCACGGCGGACGGGCTGGTGCCCAGCTCTCACGAGCGGGCCTACGCCACGGCAAGCGGGCGGCCGGAGCTGCTCCGGCAGGTCTTCGTGGACCGCCCCGGGCACTGCACCTTCACCTCCGCCGAGATCGTGTCGGCCTTCGCGGCCTTGCAGGAGCGGCTGGACGAGGGGGCATGGCACGTGAAGCCGGGGTTGCTGAATGCCCGGGCGGCGGCCCTGGGCCCGGAGCTGAACACCGGTGGGGGCGTGCCGGTCGCGCCGGCCTTCGTCCGGCACCACCCCCTGCCGTTCCCGCGTTCGTGACGG from Motilibacter aurantiacus harbors:
- a CDS encoding alpha/beta hydrolase family protein, coding for MTYRSRLTAALLAALTAAPVSVATAATAAPEDARVLTGALADGASYRLEVPPDWNGTLVLYSHGLRFPGEDNPAETAPGDASRRWLLSAGYALAGSSYAGTGWALEEAVDDQLQTLDTFADRVGRPSRTVALGESLGGLVTTALIEQQPGRFDGGLSLCGLNAGGPALWDIYLDGAYVLRTLLPSSDAVRIIGIDDPLGNLGAAGAMLSEAAGTPAGRARIALAAAVMQVPGAVDPLAPMPSDAGGRSQARLAWMTEPFPVFAFAERGELEARAGGNPSSNVGVDYERMLRASEQRADVRALYRAAGLDLDADLATLAAAPRVEAGSAARAYLSANGGLTDVPAKPLLTLHGTADGLVPSSHERAYATASGRPELLRQVFVDRPGHCTFTSAEIVSAFAALQERLDEGAWHVKPGLLNARAAALGPELNTGGGVPVAPAFVRHHPLPFPRS
- a CDS encoding LuxR C-terminal-related transcriptional regulator, with the protein product MSSESAAAGAGVRCHAHAGAYATAAPASLGSAPAAGGQPKWPLVGRDGLLEQVEAALRRPGLHAVLLHGPAGVGKTRLAQECATRLEGAYPVFRITATRSLAAVPLGPLAGLLTLGEVDLDPLTTDAVRLFAHARRVVADLAGGARLLLLVDDLPRLDPLSLGVLVQLLEEGLAVLLATARSGEALPDAVLAMWSADRALRVDVPLLTARECGELIATTLGGPVAAQAVEAFARESGGNALHLRELVSETSRRGGFTSVSGVWQLTGPVTGSPALLELLRLRLDGLDAAGRSVVERLALCQTLDVDELVEPAARSALAALEENGIVTVEPGANDAAAQLLARLAHPQYESVVRTGISRLRAADLLLQQVAVVEARPPRRGDPLRVALWRLEATGTADPDLLLRASRLARLAHDFVAVERLAGAAARSWREHGPGLAESLLHLGEAECELGRPDDAARTLREAAGMPAADDVRARVAALRAGLLADEGTGGVDAAIALLDEAQAAVPGQAAALAAARAEILRNAYRAHEALVAVTTVPAPTRPGDRLEWSVAASVALAWAGRAREGVELAEESTSAMSRLRGAALLHSSAPELARTAALIQDGRVEDATKAAHRALAYAVQDGLDRAVTVAEWTLTMALLHAGRPRSASRWARDVVSGGQAHGPRRHVCLGLAGLALAHAWLGEPGPAREALGRIPASGDPDEPWRVLAGCWARALEGDLDGATGDLRDRADRALDAGHPTLAAALLHGVVRLGRPGLVVDRLERLQASTEGVLTAAFARHATAAARRDVAGLSASADEFERIGSRMSAAEAAAQAAQAAAGTASKREVAALTARARQLAGRCEGGVLHALLVESVSPLTDREREISRLAARGMSSREIAERLFLSVRTVNNHLQAAYTKLGIGSRRELAEALSA